Proteins co-encoded in one Acidobacteriota bacterium genomic window:
- a CDS encoding threonylcarbamoyl-AMP synthase, which produces MTAEILRIHPDEPEPELVAQVASRLHSGHVVALPTDTFYGLAVDPVNLRAVDSIYEIKTRARHKPLSLLIGGVSQAYELARGLDTAFDKLAERFWPGPLTLVVKAGSKLPLRVTANTGNVALRVPEAAIPRAVVQAFGLPITATSANLHGMPECTYANGVRDQLGDKIPLIVDGGPTARSIPTTIVDLSGGANSWMILREGAIPTHEIVLTLQR; this is translated from the coding sequence TTGACGGCCGAGATACTCCGCATTCATCCCGATGAGCCAGAACCGGAGCTTGTCGCCCAGGTGGCATCGAGGCTTCACTCCGGACATGTCGTTGCCTTACCGACTGACACGTTTTATGGGCTCGCTGTCGACCCAGTCAACCTGCGGGCTGTAGACAGCATTTACGAGATCAAGACCCGCGCACGCCACAAGCCATTGTCGTTGTTGATTGGCGGTGTCTCGCAAGCATACGAGTTGGCGCGCGGTCTGGACACGGCTTTCGACAAGCTTGCGGAGCGCTTCTGGCCGGGACCTCTGACGCTAGTGGTGAAGGCTGGCTCGAAGCTGCCGCTGCGAGTTACGGCAAACACAGGGAATGTTGCACTGCGTGTCCCCGAGGCTGCAATTCCGAGGGCAGTCGTCCAGGCGTTTGGTCTGCCGATTACGGCGACCTCAGCCAATCTGCATGGTATGCCGGAGTGTACGTACGCGAATGGAGTGCGCGACCAGCTTGGCGATAAGATCCCATTGATTGTGGATGGTGGACCTACCGCACGCTCTATCCCGACGACGATTGTCGATCTGTCAGGGGGCGCCAACTCGTGGATGATTCTGCGCGAAGGAGCGATTCCAACGCATGAGATCGTTCTAACACTACAGCGGTAG